The Malus domestica chromosome 13, GDT2T_hap1 genome includes a window with the following:
- the LOC103452502 gene encoding indole-3-acetic acid-amido synthetase GH3.17-like, which produces MLARMIPSFNPNDSEYGLKLLEDLTTNAYEVQQQVLEEILSKNAQTEYLKGFLNGHHDKIDFKKKVPVVNYEDVKPYIERIANGEPSEIISAQKITELLTSSGTSGGQPKMMPSTVEDLDRKTFFYNLLVPVMNKYVDGLDQGKGMYLLFIKPEISTPSGMVARPVLTSYYKSSNFRNRPFNRFNIYTSPDATILCSDSKQSMYCQLLCGLVQRDEVLRVGAVFASAFLRAIKFLEDHWEELCSNIGSGLVSDWITDSSCRTAVSLVLSKPNPELADLIRHEFSNKSLEGIVKRLWPRTKYIEVIVTGSMAQYIPTLEFYSGGLPLISTMYASSECYFGINFNPLSKPHDVAYTLLPNMAYFEFLPVEKRHEEVASREGVSGQECPKADEEETLETVDLMDVKLGHYYELVVTTFTGLYRYRVGDILMVTGFHNKAPQFRFMHRRNVVLSIDTDKTNEEDLLNAVTQAKLLLEPLGFLLIEYTSYADTSSIPGHYVLFWELKTKENNDMIELETSIMEQCCSTVEQSLDSVYRRCRRKDNSIGPLEIRIVKQGTFDALMDFSVSQGSSVNQYKTPRCIQSEEAIRILDSRVVGRFFSKSTPLWEPFRMETK; this is translated from the exons ATGTTGGCAAGGATGATTCCCAGCTTTAATCCAAATGACAGTGAGTATGGTTTGAAGCTTCTGGAGGACCTGACAACAAATGCGTATGAAGTACAGCAGCAGGTGTTGGAAGAGATACTATCGAAAAATGCGCAGACCGAATATCTGAAGGGGTTTCTCAATGGCCACCATGACAAGATAGATTTCAAGAAGAAAGTTCCTGTTGTGAACTACGAAGATGTCAAGCCTTACATCGAGCGAATTGCCAATGGAGAGCCGTCTGAGATCATCTCGGCTCAAAAAATCACTGAGCTCCTCACCAG CTCAGGAACTTCAGGAGGACAGCCGAAGATGATGCCTTCGACTGTTGAAGACTTGGACAGGAAGACATTCTTTTATAATCTCCTTGTGCCGGTGATGAACAA GTATGTGGATGGCTTGGACCAAGGGAAAGGAATGTACCTCTTGTTTATCAAACCGGAAATTAGTACTCCTTCAGGAATGGTGGCAAGGCCTGTCCTGACCAGCTACTACAAGAGCAGTAACTTTCGCAACCGCCCTTTCAATCGGTTTAACATCTACACAAGCCCGGATGCGACCATCTTGTGCTCAGACAGCAAGCAGAGTATGTACTGCCAGTTACTATGTGGTTTAGTACAAAGGGATGAGGTCCTCAGGGTTGGTGCAGTTTTTGCGTCCGCTTTTCTCCGGGCCATCAAATTCTTAGAGGACCACTGGGAGGAGTTGTGCTCAAACATAGGCTCAGGTCTTGTCAGTGACTGGATCACTGACTCCAGTTGCCGAACTGCTGTGTCTTTAGTCCTTAGCAAACCGAATCCAGAGTTGGCCGATTTGATCAGGCACGAATTTAGTAACAAGTCATTGGAAGGGATAGTTAAGAGGCTTTGGCCAAGAACAAAGTACATCGAGGTTATAGTCACGGGTTCCATGGCTCAGTATATCCCAACTCTTGAATTCTATTCTGGTGGACTGCCTTTGATTTCAACAATGTATGCTTCTTCTGAATGCTATTTCGGAATCAATTTCAACCCGCTAAGCAAGCCGCATGATGTTGCTTACACCCTCCTTCCGAACATGGCCTACTTCGAGTTCCTACCCGTGGAGAAACGCCACGAAGAGGTAGCCTCGCGCGAAGGTGTTTCTGGTCAAGAATGCCCAAAGGCCGATGAGGAGGAAACTTTGGAAACGGTTGATCTAATGGATGTTAAGCTTGGTCACTATTATGAACTTGTTGTCACAACTTTTACAG GGCTATACAGGTACAGAGTTGGTGACATTCTAATGGTGACTGGCTTCCACAACAAAGCTCCTCAGTTCAGATTCATGCACAGGCGAAATGTGGTTCTGAGCATCGACACGGACAAAACCAATGAAGAAGACCTTCTAAACGCTGTCACGCAAGCGAAGCTCCTCCTCGAGCCCCTCGGCTTCCTCCTCATTGAGTACACCAGCTACGCCGACACCTCCTCAATCCCAGGCCACTATGTGCTCTTCTGGGAGCTCAAGACCAAAGAAAACAATGACATGATAGAACTGGAGACCAGCATTATGGAGCAATGCTGCTCCACAGTGGAACAGTCCCTGGACTCGGTGTACCGAAGGTGCAGGAGGAAGGACAATTCCATAGGACCACTGGAGATCCGAATTGTGAAGCAAGGGACTTTTGATGCACTCATGGATTTCTCCGTCTCCCAGGGATCCTCTGTGAACCAGTACAAAACTCCCAGGTGCATCCAGTCAGAGGAGGCCATTAGGATTTTGGATTCTAGGGTGGTGGGAAGATTCTTCAGTAAATCAACTCCACTCTGGGAGCCTTTTAGGATGGAGACTAAATAA